GTAAGGGAGGTTGGTTGAATGGCTTTCGAGCTTTCTTGTGGGGGAATAATATTCAAGGATAAAAAATTTCTATTGCTGAAATATGGATGGGGGCACTGGGGCTTTGTAAAAGGAAAAATTGAGAAAGGAGAAAAATTAGAAGAAACATTTTTTAGAGAGGCAGAGGAGGAAGCGGGCTTAAAAAGGGAAAATTTGCAAATATTGGAAGGATTTAAGGAAAAGATAAATTATTTTTACAAAAAAGATGGAGAAACAATTTATAAAGAAGTAATTTATCTAATTGCTGAAAGCAATACATTTGATGTTAAACTTTCTTATGAGCATACTGATTTTGCATGGCTTGAATATGAAGATGCAATTGAGAGAATAACCTATGAAAACGATAGGAGAGTTCTTAAGAAAGCATATGAATTTCTTTGCCAAAATTTAAATAGTAAATGAGCTATGAATGAATATGAAGATTAAAAATATAGGTATAAAGGCAATAGAGGCGAGAAGATTTATTAAGGATTTTTCTCATCCAGTTAATGTAAGGATAGACCACAACAGCAATATAACCCTTTTTTCTGTTATACAAAAAAATGAAGCGCAGATTGAATTTGAATATGTTGCAAGTTATGGAGGAATAGGAGTAATAAGATTCGAAGGAGAGCTTTTATACGAAGGAGAGGATGTTGAAGAAATAGCTGATAGATGGAGCAGTAAAAAAAATATGCCAGATGAAATAGCTTCTCAAATTCACACCGCAATAATGCATTATTGCGTGCCGGAGGCGGTGGCGATTGCGCGGGAACTTCGCCTTCCTCCCCCGATACCCCTGCCGCAAATAAGATTTGATAGCAAGACCAAGAGGGCGAGCGGGCCTGAAGTGGCATAAAAAAATATTTTAATTGCTCTTTTATTTCCTCTGAGAATGAATTACCCAAAAATGGAAGAAGAAATACTAAAATACTGGAAAGAAAATGAGATATTTAGGAGAAGCATTGAAAAAAGAAAAGGGGCAAAAAAATTCGTTTTTCTTGAGGGACCGCCAACAGCAAATGGATTGCCCCATCCTGGACATGTTTTAACAAGAGCTGTTAAAGATGCAATTTTGAGATACAAAACAATGAAGGGCTATTATGTTGCTAGAAAAGCAGGGTGGGATACGCATGGCTTGCCTGTTGAAATAGAAGTTGAAAAAATATTGGGGCTAAAAAACAAGCAGGAAATAGAAAAATTTGGTATCGAAAAATTCAATCAGGAGTGCAAAAAAAATGTTTTTAAATATGAAGAAGCATGGAAAAAAATGACAGAAAGAGTTGGATTCTGGATAGATATGGAAAATCCCTACATAACTCTTGATAATTCTTATATAGAATCTGTCTGGTGGTCACTTAAGGAAGCATGGAAGAAGGGATTGCTATATCGTGGCTACAGGGTTACACCTTATTGTCCGAGATGCGGAACAACCCTATCTTCACATGAAGTTGCCCAAGGTTATAGAGAAGTGGAAGATATTTCAATTTTTGTTAAATTTAAGATAAAAGGGAGGGATGAATTTTTGCTTGCATGGACAACAACACCTTGGACTTTAATTTCAAATGTCGCCCTTGCAGTTCATCCAGATGAATTATATGTAAAAATAGAATATAATGGGGAAAAAATCATTATGGCTGAAGAAAGAGCTAAATCTTTATTAAAAGAATATAGGGTTATAGATGTATTTAAGGGAAAAGAATTATATGGAATAGAATATGAACCTCTCTATAAATTCATTGAACCAGATAAAAAATGCTGGTATGTTGTAACTGCTGATTTTGTTACAATGGATGAAGGAACAGGCATTGTGCATATTGCCCCAGCTTTTGGGGAAGAAGATTATGAAGTGGGAGTAAAACATGATTTGCCATTGATACAGCTTGTTGATGGAGAGGGAAAATTTAAGAAGGAAGTGGGATGGCTTTCTGGAAAATTTGTTAAAGATGCAGATGCTGAAATTATAGAAGATTTGAAAAAAAGGAAATTGCTTGAAGGAGAGCAAAGGTATTTGCATCAATATCCGTTTTGCTGGCGATGCGACTCACCACTGATATATTATGCAATTGAGTCATGGTTTATAGGGATGTCAAAGTTGAGGGAAAATCTTCTAAAAAATAATGAGGAAATAAACTGGTATCCCGAGAATTTGAAATATGGTAGATTTTACGATTTTATAAAAGAGGTAAGAGATTGGGCTTTATCAAGAAAAAGATACTGGGGAACACCTCTTCCAGTGTGGATATGCGAGAAATGTAAAAAAGAGATATGCATTGGAAGCATTGAAGAACTGAGGGATTTGGCGGGGAAGGCGCCGCCCGACCTGCATCGCCCATTCATAGATGAAATAACAATAAAATGCGAGTGCGGAGGGGAAATGAGAAGAAGTGAGGAAGTAATAGATGCATGGTATGATTCTGGATGCGCATTTTTTGCTCAGTGGCATTATCCATTTGAAAATGAAGAAGAATTTTTAGATAATTTTCCAGCGGATTTCATTTGCGAAGCTTTAGACCAGACAAGGGGATGGTTTTATTCTTTGCTTGCTGTTTCAACTTTCTTATTTGATAAACCATGCTATAAAAATGTTCTAACTCTTGGGTTAATACTTGATGAAGAAGGACAGAAAATGTCAAAAAAAGCAAGAAATTATATTGAACCAGATGAAATTTTTTCTAAATATGGAGCGGATGCGCTAAGATGGTATTTGCTTTCTTCTTCTCCCCCCTGGCAGCCCAAAAGATTTTATGAGAAGCCAATAAAAGATGCACTGAGTCAGTTTTTATTAACCCTCCTGAATGTTTATCATTTTTATAAAACATATTCAAGCTTGGATAGGTTTGATTATGAGAAAAATTCTGTGAAAGAAAGGAAGATAATT
The Thermoplasmatales archaeon DNA segment above includes these coding regions:
- a CDS encoding NUDIX domain-containing protein; translation: MAFELSCGGIIFKDKKFLLLKYGWGHWGFVKGKIEKGEKLEETFFREAEEEAGLKRENLQILEGFKEKINYFYKKDGETIYKEVIYLIAESNTFDVKLSYEHTDFAWLEYEDAIERITYENDRRVLKKAYEFLCQNLNSK
- a CDS encoding isoleucine--tRNA ligase, coding for MNYPKMEEEILKYWKENEIFRRSIEKRKGAKKFVFLEGPPTANGLPHPGHVLTRAVKDAILRYKTMKGYYVARKAGWDTHGLPVEIEVEKILGLKNKQEIEKFGIEKFNQECKKNVFKYEEAWKKMTERVGFWIDMENPYITLDNSYIESVWWSLKEAWKKGLLYRGYRVTPYCPRCGTTLSSHEVAQGYREVEDISIFVKFKIKGRDEFLLAWTTTPWTLISNVALAVHPDELYVKIEYNGEKIIMAEERAKSLLKEYRVIDVFKGKELYGIEYEPLYKFIEPDKKCWYVVTADFVTMDEGTGIVHIAPAFGEEDYEVGVKHDLPLIQLVDGEGKFKKEVGWLSGKFVKDADAEIIEDLKKRKLLEGEQRYLHQYPFCWRCDSPLIYYAIESWFIGMSKLRENLLKNNEEINWYPENLKYGRFYDFIKEVRDWALSRKRYWGTPLPVWICEKCKKEICIGSIEELRDLAGKAPPDLHRPFIDEITIKCECGGEMRRSEEVIDAWYDSGCAFFAQWHYPFENEEEFLDNFPADFICEALDQTRGWFYSLLAVSTFLFDKPCYKNVLTLGLILDEEGQKMSKKARNYIEPDEIFSKYGADALRWYLLSSSPPWQPKRFYEKPIKDALSQFLLTLLNVYHFYKTYSSLDRFDYEKNSVKERKIIDRWIISRLQKVIVEVDEKMEKFEIHKVCRAIEDFVVDDLSNWYIRLCRKRFWSEEQTFDKLSGYSTLYEIISTLAKIIAPFVPFIAEKIYSEMKNESVHLCNFPIVDKNLIDEEIERKMILAREITEIVRSLRAKKNLKTRYPLKEVIISLNESIDELFELIKEETNVKNIIFTDDIEQYMEKKIKANFSSLGKKYKKETGVVAKLIENSSLEDLKKGKIIFDGKEYEISEEDYKIEIKEKEGYVFGEKDGIKVLLNITKTDELIREGFAREIVRRIQQMRKEMNLEMEEKIIVEINIGKDRIEGWENYVKNETRSVEIKYCTPSQGYIKEWDIDDEKIVIGINKI